The segment TTGCTAGGATATGCTGCGCGTCATTTGCTCACAAGGTGCTGATTCTTCTACAAATTTCAGCTTAAGCCTTGTGAGTTTTCTTACAACAGCCCCCCACTTTTAAAACATCCTCTTAGGGGAAGTGTTAGGAAGGAGCGGTAGAGAGGTTCACAAATCCTTTAAAATTGCTATAAAATTATTTTAAAGCAGCACACAGACTTTAGGGATGTAGTTAAACTAAAGCACCTGGTAGACGTAAATTGCGTTTTTAGGATGGAAATAGAAGATTATAAAGGGGGAGTTATTACTTAACATCAGTTAACGCCCCATAGACAAAAGCAACAAGTTACGTTTAATTAGGCGCGTCTGATTGTAAAAAAAATGTTACTTTCTTGAGCGAGACAGAAAAGTTTAAAGATAGGCTGGGTGTTTGATTTAATAATTAGGGTAGAGATCAACTTCCTATGCGCTACTTATTCCTAATTTTGGTGTCTTTATTACCAGCGTTGCTCGGACAGCAGGTTATAGCAGCGCCGTCGTCTCAAAAACCAATTGTGGCGAGGCAAAGTTCTTTCAAGTTAGCCCAAACAAACGATTTCTGGCAGCAAAGCAGGGAAATCGTGCAGCAACAGATAAATTTAATTGAGCGTATAGAAAGAGCGATCGCAGGGCCAGATTTAAATAGAGCGCTAGCTACGCGATCGCAGCTTACCTTCCACCAAGGCATTGTTGAAGACTTTCTCAGAAGTCAATACTCCAATCCTGCTGTCTTGTGTTCTCCCAGCGGCGCGAACAGGTCGGATTTGAGCGTTGAGCAAAAACAGGTTTACTGCTATCTTTATGCTTCTATTGGTCAACTCCAGCCGCTGCGATCGCTCCTGGAAGCGCGTTCAGTAACACTTGGAGATCTTGCGGGAGTAGACCCTATTGTTCCAGATGATGGAAGGTTAGACTACAGCAAGCCGATAACGCCTCCTTGGGCTAACGCTCCGAATTTGCCTGCACCAGAACCGGGAGTAATTGGTAAGCCAGCGAAGAAGCTGCTAGCTAATTACGATCCGCCAATCCAACCCGCGATCGCGCCTCCGGTACAAGGAACGGTGGCGATACAAGCTGCAAGACAGCTTTTGGCTCGTGCGATCGCCGCCTTTCCTCCAACTTTCAGGTTTACCGATCCAACCGAAACCGTCAAAGAAGTCGAGCGCCTGACGTACAATGCATATCCTCTAGAAGCTGAATTCTATGCTAAGTTTCTGGCGGTACCCAATACGGGCATTTCCCTTATATTGCCAGCAGAGGCTTACAATCCAGATCCCAATAAGCTGAGAAATCGATTAGCACCTACGCTAGCACAGCGTAATCCCTACACCCTCTTGCACCAACGCCAAAATAAACTTAGCCCCCGCTTAGCTGTGCGTTCAGAGAAGGGTAATTTCCGCCTTGCTCAGCCGGGATTGGATTACGGGTTTATGGTAGATGTGGGCGATGTACCTTTAGAAAAGCTAGATTCTACGCTGAAGCAAGCCAGAAGACTTTCGCCACAAATGCGACAGTTATTCCTCACTTATAGCCCTCCCAATCGGATAAAAGCGTTGCAAGAACACGGACGAAGCTTTTATAGCGGTTCGCTGGCTAACTATCCCCCGAATCAGTTAGGCTACTCGCAAGCACCAGCCGTGTTGAACCATACATATGTGGTGCGATTAGTGCAGTTCAAATTGCCGGAAGTTCTTTTAAATCTTCAGCCAGTTGCTAGACGCGATCGCCGCAAAATTGACGAACTAATTCAAACATCTAGCAGCGATGTACTTGTAGCTTTCCGTCCAGTTCACCGCCGCACTGATGGCACTTATACTATTTTGTGGCGATTCTTGGGCGAGTTCCCAGATCCGCAAGTTAAAGACATTGAAGATTACCTCAATTTAGACTAATATCATTGCTCATCAATCTCTGAATTTTTACCTAACTGTTTCAGATACCCGACTTATCTAAGAAGTCGGGTATCTCGCAGGTTGCGTCTTACATCTTAGGGCAGTTTTGCACCCGTAAGTTTTGCATCCTTTATTTGAACGTTGCTCATATTAGCCGCGCTCAAATCTGCATAGTTCAAATTGGCACTTGTCAGGTTAGCATCACTTAAGTTTGCACCCGTTAGATCGGCGCTTGGCAACTTAGCACCCGTCAAGTTAGTTTTGCTGAGGTTGACATTAGTTAGATTAGCACCTGTCAAGTTAGCACCTTTCAGGTTAGCACCGCTCAAATCGGCATTTTTGAGATCGGTATATGCTAAGTTAGCACCCCTTAAATCGGCATTTTTTAGGTCTTTTCCCTTAAGATTTGTATTCCACAGGGTTGCGCCTGGGAGATTTTTTTCAGGTGATTCTGGTGGTTTAAATGTTCTGGGTGCAGGCTGGGTAAATTGCCACAAACCACCCAAACTCAGTATCGCCGCCGCGCTAATAATAAATACTTGGGGTAATTTGATGTTATCTTTTTTTGCAGGCCGAAGTTGTAGTTGCGCGATCGCCTGCTGGATATATTTTGGCGGAATTGATGTATTTGCACCCGCTTGGTGCAACGATTCAAGAGAATATTCTTTATTTTCTCTAACGTATAACCAAGCAGCCAGCTTTAAAACTTTTGGGGGAATTTTTAGACGAATTCGACGTTTTGCGTGGTTCGGGTGTAGGTGATTTGAGTCAGCAAGATGTGAGTTCATAGCATCACCAGAACGACTGCATTTGGGATTTGAATGAATCAAAGCACTCGCCAACGAGTGCTTTGTATTAAATTTCCCAAATTTGTTTTATTAACACTTCTATATTAAAATTTGTGACGCGATCGCACCTCTTCCGCTGGTATGCATCGATACTTACCCAACGGATGAGTTTACTAGGGATGCGCCCTATTCTTGTAGGGGGAGGGAGGCGATCGCATCTCGCTTGCAACTCCCATCCTCTATCAAACTATTCATCTGTGAATTAGCCGGAATTTATTTTTTAATCTCATAAGAAGAGACTGTTGGCACTCCCCCATGATTATCAACCATCAACTGCGCCACTTTGTTGGCCATTTATAATAAAATTTTTTATCTATTAGTTATACATATTCTCGCGCCTTTTGCGAAGCTTTAAACCGCATTCGCTTCGGCGGTTTTTTTTAGTATAGCAATCCTATTTGAGTTGTGAGATGCTAAGGGTTCAGATCCCCGACTTCTCCAAGAAGTCGGGGAGCTAGCAGGAACGTTCAAACTGATAATCAATTTGTAGCTTTATCAGCAGATTTCGGCTTATAAGTTGAAGCAACTTGCAACTCTTTCAACTGCTTTCCATCCACACCAGAAGGCGCATCGGTTAACAAACACCGCGCCTGCTGCGTCTTCGGAAATGCAATTACATCGCGAATTGACTCTTCACCAGCTAACAGCATCACCAATCGATCTAAGCCGTAGGCAATTCCCCCATGCGGCGGCGTGCCATATTCAAATGCTTCTAATAAAAACCCAAACTTGCTATTAGCTTGCTCTTTAGTTAAACCAATAGCTTCAAATACCTGCTCCTGAACTTCTCGCTGGTAAATACGGCGACTACCACCGCCTACTTCTGTACCGTTCCAAACTAAATCGTAAGCTTGCGCTCTTGCAGTTTTTAGGTCGCTTAAATCGTCAGGATGAGGAGCAGTAAACGGGTGGTGCAATGCCTCTAATCGCTTCTCTTCAGCATTCCACTCAAACATCGGGAAGTCTACCACCCACAACAAGTTAATCTTGTTTTGGTCAATCAAGCCCAATTCGCGACCAATAACTTGCCGCAATCTGTCTAAAGTTTTATTGACAGTGTTAGTATCTCCGGCACCAAATAGCAAAAGATGGCCTGCTTTTGCACCAGTTCGACTGAGCAATTCTTGCTTTTGCTCTTCGGTCAAGTTGTCTTTAATTGCGCCAATGGTGTCGATTTCTCCATTATCGCGCACGCGGATGTAAGCTAAACCTTTTGCACCTGCTTCGCTGGCTTCTTTGAACAAGTCGCCACTAGAACCGGGTTTAATTCGCACGTTGGAGATAGCATCGTTACCGCCGGGAATTGGTAGCACTTTGACAACGCCGCCAGATGCAACAGCGCCAGAAAATACTTTAAACCCGGAGTCTTTCATCAAGTCGGAAACGTTGACAAGTTCCAAGCCAAAGCGTGTGTCTGGTTTATCGCATCCGTAACGTTCCATCGCTTCAGCGTAAGCCATACGCGGGAAGGGACGCGGGATGTCTAAGCCTTTAATAGCCTTAAAGATATGACTAACTAAACCTTCATTTAGTTGGATGATATCTTCTTGGGACATGAAGCTCATTTCCATGTCCAACTGGGTGAATTCTGGTTGTCTGTCGGCTCTTAAATCTTCATCGCGGAAACAACGAGCAATCTGATAGTATCTGTCAAAGCCGGATACCATCAGCAGTTGCTTAAATAGCTGCGGAGACTGCGGTAATGCATACCACTCGCTAGGATTGACGCGGCTGGGTACGAGGTAATCGCGTGCGCCTTCGGGAGTAGACTTGGTGAGAATAGGCGTTTCTATTTCAATGAAGTTTTGCTCGTCTTCCAAGTAGCGGCGCATAGCTTTAACTACTTGGTGGCGGAGTTGCAGGTTGCGAGTCATGCGATCGCGCCGCAAGTCCAAATAGCGATACTTCAGCCGCAAGTCTTCGCGCACGGATTCTGTATCTCCCGCGCCAACCTGGAAAGGCATCTGCTTGTGTACCTGATTTAGCAGTTCAATCCGATCGGCGTAAATTTCAATCTCGCCAGTGGGGATGCGGGGATTGAGTGAGTCTTCGGGACGCTTGCTAACTCTACCTGTAATTCTGAGGACGTATTCGTTCCGCTGCTTCGCCGCCTCTTCGTAGGAATCAGGCGTGCGTGCTGGGTCGCTGATAATTTGGACAATTCCGGTGCGATCGCGTAAATCTAAAAATATCACACCCCCGTGATCGCGGCGACGGTCTACCCATCCACATAGGGTGACTGTCTCTCCAATATTTTCCGCTCTAATTTCGCCGCAATAATGGGTTCGCATAGTTGCCAATCGGGATGCCTGCTGCAAAACTGGGATTCTTAACGTAACAAAATGTGAAAGCTTTGCCCATTATCCAGCATTCCTGGCAATTCTGTTGCATTCAAATGACTAAAGCTCAACCAACTGTCGGTTGAGCGCTACCATCGTTATTCTGTTTTAAAAAGCGTTTCCGGCTTAATTCCCCGGTTTGCCCAGTTCTATAGCTCTTTTCACTAGATCGTCGCTATCGAGGCTCGGCTGTTTTGACGCTTGGGGATTAACGTCCGCAGCCATTTGACGGTAATCGTCCGGGCTG is part of the Microcoleus sp. FACHB-831 genome and harbors:
- a CDS encoding pentapeptide repeat-containing protein; this encodes MNSHLADSNHLHPNHAKRRIRLKIPPKVLKLAAWLYVRENKEYSLESLHQAGANTSIPPKYIQQAIAQLQLRPAKKDNIKLPQVFIISAAAILSLGGLWQFTQPAPRTFKPPESPEKNLPGATLWNTNLKGKDLKNADLRGANLAYTDLKNADLSGANLKGANLTGANLTNVNLSKTNLTGAKLPSADLTGANLSDANLTSANLNYADLSAANMSNVQIKDAKLTGAKLP
- the aspS gene encoding aspartate--tRNA ligase, whose protein sequence is MRTHYCGEIRAENIGETVTLCGWVDRRRDHGGVIFLDLRDRTGIVQIISDPARTPDSYEEAAKQRNEYVLRITGRVSKRPEDSLNPRIPTGEIEIYADRIELLNQVHKQMPFQVGAGDTESVREDLRLKYRYLDLRRDRMTRNLQLRHQVVKAMRRYLEDEQNFIEIETPILTKSTPEGARDYLVPSRVNPSEWYALPQSPQLFKQLLMVSGFDRYYQIARCFRDEDLRADRQPEFTQLDMEMSFMSQEDIIQLNEGLVSHIFKAIKGLDIPRPFPRMAYAEAMERYGCDKPDTRFGLELVNVSDLMKDSGFKVFSGAVASGGVVKVLPIPGGNDAISNVRIKPGSSGDLFKEASEAGAKGLAYIRVRDNGEIDTIGAIKDNLTEEQKQELLSRTGAKAGHLLLFGAGDTNTVNKTLDRLRQVIGRELGLIDQNKINLLWVVDFPMFEWNAEEKRLEALHHPFTAPHPDDLSDLKTARAQAYDLVWNGTEVGGGSRRIYQREVQEQVFEAIGLTKEQANSKFGFLLEAFEYGTPPHGGIAYGLDRLVMLLAGEESIRDVIAFPKTQQARCLLTDAPSGVDGKQLKELQVASTYKPKSADKATN